Proteins found in one Brachyspira murdochii DSM 12563 genomic segment:
- a CDS encoding ImmA/IrrE family metallo-endopeptidase, producing MKKDYSLIIEILNRNLKKYKKIVGSISYPFPIEDYAYKVFGLDIQYANFDEEFSMEGLDVKMIYGALYPDGKYFYGQEKVILINNNTNDFYIGDFQVPKEYYKPQSERQTIAHEVGHYAEFDYKKNTDLNLFNDIEYNKALDIFIDPEVFANIYARNLLMPKEEVFKLKSEIQGTIDMLNDSIYFREKFGVTQFMLEVRLTELKIQFINGYYINKVRRTKGKKYEEEDLLELIKLSKKYDMRPNYGDAAQIANIYNKHTNQDRDGASLYMTIWRINQGKYDKFYESVTESRLRALSEIANTKK from the coding sequence ATGAAAAAAGATTATTCTCTTATAATAGAAATTTTAAATAGAAATTTAAAAAAATATAAAAAAATAGTAGGTTCAATAAGTTATCCATTTCCTATAGAAGATTACGCCTACAAAGTTTTTGGATTAGATATCCAATATGCAAATTTTGATGAAGAATTTTCAATGGAAGGTTTAGATGTAAAAATGATTTATGGTGCATTATATCCTGACGGTAAATATTTTTATGGTCAAGAAAAAGTTATATTAATTAATAATAATACAAATGATTTTTATATAGGTGATTTTCAGGTACCTAAAGAATATTATAAACCACAATCTGAAAGACAAACTATAGCACATGAAGTTGGTCATTATGCTGAATTTGATTATAAAAAAAATACGGATTTAAATTTATTTAACGATATAGAATATAATAAAGCACTTGATATATTTATAGATCCAGAAGTTTTTGCTAACATTTATGCTAGAAATTTATTAATGCCTAAAGAAGAAGTTTTTAAATTAAAATCTGAAATTCAAGGCACTATAGATATGTTAAACGATAGTATTTATTTCCGAGAAAAATTTGGTGTAACTCAGTTTATGTTAGAAGTTAGGTTAACAGAGTTAAAAATTCAATTTATAAATGGCTATTATATTAATAAAGTAAGAAGAACTAAAGGTAAAAAATATGAAGAAGAAGATTTATTAGAATTAATAAAATTATCTAAAAAATATGATATGAGACCTAATTATGGAGATGCAGCACAAATAGCTAATATATATAATAAACATACAAATCAAGATAGAGATGGTGCTTCTTTATATATGACTATATGGAGAATAAATCAAGGTAAATATGATAAATTTTATGAAAGTGTAACGGAGTCAAGATTGAGAGCATTAAGTGAGATTGCAAATACTAAGAAATGA
- a CDS encoding NACHT domain-containing protein, translating to MLSDYSFQYKEEKIKSIKDEVKELHPLLKDLFSKMDGIKYSEYTHGINEYGADFILEIKHSTLPNESIYVGVIVKSGKIEKNKFHSDIIPQIRDCYLPKKINSGRTNITIQEVWVITNSTFSHGSKVVINEYSEFNGKRIIFFEYNNLIKLIDNFIPEYWMNISLELNSYFKELRIQLKNEDIAKSVLTIPGKESIYIKPRLIHKSLNINEQDNLKEKYKEVNIDDLIKSGKMTIIEAQMGAGKSKLLRNICLQYTNVEKFNTENILPIYISFSKFVLDFDGKIGKLLDSHNIYKNNNKTKFLLMIDGMDEVVIEKLNDILHDIENWCKNTKDSVFITTRYNNFADFNLNENISYKVTIAPLTSKELFNFIKTLCNDVDNKLLNDIQRSPLMFDLPKSPFAAILLAQLLNENLSDLPINLPELYKKYIELVLGRWDFYKGLTKSSSDQRILENILMILSKKLIENNIVEINEDVFDEIINTYVNSRNLHFSLEDIKSDLIDKSKILSRNKQLSSIMFSHKSFLDFFYAKNLFENDKLIVDKKLFSFYWANICYFYIGLKLDCPDILEKLINIAPIDEDLRLFKAINLPNFLMAGYHTPYNIIEDNFYKIMIEIATLFKDIVENINGNFSFFRSVSEVFLLWFFQSVIIDEFYSYNFFKKALEKSFLSLIEYKDNDDIRAYSMLFLSIISLRLNDTNILESFLSEYKDHMPIPIQVIIAYHSDYIEKLNSGNSEALQGIKKRLNKMKKYIKSLDKNYKESIFKTSIKNRISKK from the coding sequence ATGTTGTCTGACTATTCTTTTCAATATAAAGAAGAAAAAATAAAATCTATAAAAGATGAAGTTAAAGAACTGCACCCTTTATTGAAAGATTTATTTTCAAAGATGGACGGTATAAAATATAGTGAATATACTCATGGAATAAATGAGTATGGCGCTGATTTCATTTTAGAAATTAAACATAGTACATTACCTAATGAAAGTATATATGTAGGGGTTATAGTAAAGTCAGGAAAAATAGAAAAAAACAAATTTCATAGTGACATTATACCTCAAATAAGAGATTGTTATTTACCAAAAAAAATAAATTCAGGTAGAACTAATATAACTATACAAGAAGTATGGGTAATTACTAATAGTACTTTTTCACATGGTTCTAAAGTAGTTATTAATGAATATTCAGAATTTAATGGTAAAAGAATAATTTTTTTTGAGTATAATAATTTAATAAAATTAATTGATAATTTTATTCCTGAATATTGGATGAATATATCATTAGAATTGAACTCTTATTTTAAAGAACTAAGAATACAATTAAAGAATGAAGATATTGCTAAATCTGTATTAACAATTCCAGGTAAAGAAAGTATATATATTAAACCAAGATTGATTCATAAATCTTTAAATATAAATGAACAGGATAATTTAAAAGAAAAATACAAAGAAGTAAATATAGATGATTTAATAAAAAGTGGTAAAATGACTATTATAGAAGCTCAAATGGGAGCTGGAAAATCAAAGTTATTGAGAAATATATGTTTACAGTATACTAATGTTGAAAAATTTAATACAGAAAACATACTACCTATATATATATCATTTAGTAAATTTGTCCTTGATTTTGATGGTAAAATAGGTAAATTATTAGATAGTCATAATATTTATAAAAATAATAATAAAACTAAATTTTTATTAATGATAGATGGTATGGATGAAGTTGTAATAGAAAAATTAAATGATATATTACATGATATAGAAAATTGGTGTAAAAATACAAAAGATTCAGTTTTTATTACAACTCGTTATAATAATTTTGCTGATTTTAATTTAAATGAAAATATTTCATATAAAGTTACAATAGCACCTTTAACCAGTAAAGAATTATTTAATTTTATAAAAACTTTATGTAATGATGTAGATAATAAATTACTTAATGATATACAAAGATCTCCATTAATGTTTGATTTGCCAAAAAGTCCTTTTGCAGCTATATTGTTGGCTCAATTATTAAATGAAAATTTATCAGATTTACCAATTAATCTTCCAGAATTATATAAAAAGTATATAGAATTAGTATTGGGAAGATGGGATTTTTATAAAGGATTAACAAAGAGTAGCTCAGATCAAAGAATATTAGAAAATATTTTGATGATATTATCTAAAAAATTAATAGAAAATAATATTGTAGAAATTAATGAAGATGTTTTTGACGAAATTATAAATACATATGTTAATTCCAGAAATTTACATTTTTCTTTAGAAGATATTAAAAGTGATTTAATAGATAAATCTAAAATATTATCTAGAAATAAACAGTTATCATCTATTATGTTCTCTCATAAAAGTTTTTTAGATTTTTTCTATGCTAAAAATTTATTTGAAAATGATAAACTAATTGTAGATAAGAAACTATTTAGTTTTTATTGGGCTAATATTTGCTATTTTTATATAGGTTTAAAGCTTGATTGTCCAGATATTTTAGAAAAATTAATAAATATTGCTCCAATAGATGAAGATTTAAGATTATTTAAGGCTATTAATCTTCCTAATTTTTTAATGGCTGGATATCATACACCATATAATATTATTGAAGATAATTTTTATAAGATTATGATAGAGATAGCCACTTTATTTAAAGATATAGTTGAAAACATAAATGGAAATTTTTCTTTTTTTAGAAGTGTTAGTGAAGTATTTTTATTATGGTTCTTTCAATCAGTTATAATAGATGAATTTTACTCATATAATTTTTTTAAGAAAGCTCTTGAAAAATCATTTTTAAGTTTAATAGAATATAAAGATAATGATGATATAAGAGCTTATTCAATGTTATTTTTATCTATTATTTCGTTAAGACTAAATGATACAAATATTCTTGAAAGTTTTTTATCAGAATATAAAGATCATATGCCTATACCTATACAAGTGATAATTGCTTACCATTCCGATTATATAGAAAAATTAAATTCAGGTAATAGTGAAGCATTACAAGGAATTAAAAAAAGGCTTAATAAAATGAAAAAATATATAAAGAGTTTAGATAAAAATTATAAAGAAAGTATTTTTAAAACAAGTATAAAAAATAGGATAAGTAAAAAATAG
- a CDS encoding helix-turn-helix domain-containing protein, which produces MEKNGGEIIRELRLKKGLTIKEVAEKIGVHYVFLSRLERNLEKPAEDTVIKLANLLEYKSDVNILIASFGRVPKSIEKIILDDPELINQLPQFYKNVKRRKNNK; this is translated from the coding sequence ATGGAAAAAAATGGTGGAGAAATAATAAGGGAACTAAGATTAAAAAAAGGTTTAACTATTAAAGAGGTTGCTGAAAAAATAGGAGTTCACTATGTATTTTTAAGTAGATTAGAAAGAAATCTGGAAAAACCTGCTGAAGATACAGTGATTAAATTGGCTAATTTATTAGAATATAAAAGTGATGTAAATATATTAATAGCATCATTTGGTAGGGTGCCAAAAAGCATCGAAAAAATAATATTAGATGATCCAGAGTTAATTAATCAGTTACCACAATTTTATAAAAATGTGAAAAGGAGAAAAAATAATAAATGA
- a CDS encoding HD domain-containing protein, which translates to MEILDLERAEYELNKAYKSNPTPWAEHSRYAAKAARIIASHYNKNSKNKKLDEDNAYIFGLLHDIGRYTGISAERHLIDGYKYCIKYGWDKLAQICISHAFMIQDINTAIGKFDMPEDDYNFMKEFISNAVYDDYDLLIQLCDSLALSTGFCILEKRFIDVALRYGTFPQSVLRWKKVFEIKSYFESTIGDSIYNLLPNIRDNII; encoded by the coding sequence ATGGAAATACTAGATTTAGAAAGAGCTGAATACGAATTAAATAAAGCGTATAAATCAAACCCTACTCCTTGGGCTGAACACTCAAGATACGCTGCCAAAGCTGCAAGAATAATAGCATCACACTACAATAAAAACTCTAAAAACAAAAAACTAGATGAAGATAATGCCTACATATTTGGGCTTCTTCATGACATAGGAAGATACACTGGAATAAGTGCTGAGAGGCATTTAATAGATGGCTACAAATACTGCATTAAATATGGCTGGGATAAATTGGCTCAAATATGCATAAGTCATGCATTTATGATACAGGATATAAATACTGCAATAGGAAAATTTGATATGCCAGAAGATGATTACAACTTTATGAAAGAGTTTATAAGTAATGCTGTGTATGATGATTATGATTTGCTTATACAATTATGCGATAGTCTTGCCTTATCTACAGGTTTTTGTATTTTAGAAAAAAGATTTATAGATGTAGCTTTAAGATATGGTACATTTCCTCAAAGTGTTTTAAGGTGGAAGAAGGTATTTGAAATAAAATCGTATTTTGAAAGCACAATAGGAGATTCTATTTACAATTTACTTCCGAACATAAGAGATAATATTATTTAG
- a CDS encoding TaqI-like C-terminal specificity domain-containing protein — protein MSLKAFFAWGGFDVVIGNPPYETSRSEGIDNIIKNYLRDNYKTSEDKFDYYTFFMEKSSMLSKNETGIVSLITPSTYLMKPLSKKIRQFLLFKHNILRIDEFKGMVFKAVVPTSIIIFNKTDEVNIDNKIKVRYNIFTRDDFDNEEFNLKYIVQDRFNKEPDFYFNIYADDNYYNILEKINKLYNVVKLGELSEIYNGIQTGNDKEYISMDKKNNKWFPVIVGSDINRYTKTWGGKYVYYVPEKLHSNTRENIFKTKEKIIIRQTSNKIIGTYDDESFFTLASTFIIKQFNEEIDYKALLGILNSKLFYYLYVNLNNEQGRVLPQIKKKHIFNLPIIIGYSDVHKQLSSLVNSILDLNKKLASEKNPNAVTMISRHINAVDKQIDSLVYKLYNLSDEEIKIIEG, from the coding sequence GTGAGTTTAAAAGCGTTTTTTGCATGGGGCGGTTTCGATGTGGTGATAGGCAACCCGCCGTATGAAACATCAAGGTCAGAGGGTATTGATAATATAATAAAAAATTACCTCAGAGATAATTATAAAACTTCAGAAGATAAATTTGATTATTATACATTTTTTATGGAAAAGTCCAGTATGTTATCAAAAAATGAAACAGGTATTGTATCACTGATAACACCAAGTACATATTTGATGAAACCTCTTTCTAAAAAAATTAGACAGTTTTTATTATTTAAACATAATATTTTGAGAATAGATGAATTCAAAGGTATGGTTTTTAAAGCTGTAGTTCCAACTTCTATAATTATTTTTAATAAAACTGATGAAGTGAATATTGATAATAAAATCAAGGTTAGATATAATATTTTTACAAGAGATGATTTTGATAATGAAGAGTTTAATTTAAAATATATAGTGCAGGATAGATTTAATAAAGAACCAGATTTTTATTTTAATATATATGCTGATGATAACTACTATAATATTTTAGAAAAAATAAATAAATTATATAATGTAGTAAAATTAGGTGAACTGTCAGAGATTTATAATGGAATACAAACAGGTAACGATAAAGAATATATCAGTATGGACAAAAAAAATAATAAATGGTTTCCTGTAATAGTTGGTTCAGATATCAATAGATATACTAAAACTTGGGGCGGTAAGTATGTTTATTATGTTCCAGAAAAACTGCATAGCAATACAAGAGAAAATATTTTTAAAACAAAAGAAAAAATTATTATAAGACAGACAAGTAATAAAATAATAGGTACTTATGATGATGAAAGTTTCTTTACACTTGCCAGTACTTTTATAATTAAACAATTTAATGAAGAAATTGATTATAAGGCTTTACTAGGTATTTTAAATTCTAAATTATTTTATTATTTATATGTTAATTTAAATAATGAACAAGGACGCGTTTTACCTCAAATTAAGAAAAAGCATATATTTAATTTACCTATTATAATTGGATATAGTGATGTACATAAGCAATTATCATCATTAGTTAATAGCATATTAGATTTAAATAAAAAATTGGCTTCCGAGAAAAATCCTAACGCCGTTACTATGATTAGTAGGCATATTAATGCCGTTGACAAGCAGATTGATTCTTTGGTGTATAAGTTGTATAATTTGAGCGATGAGGAGATTAAGATTATTGAGGGGTAG